The proteins below come from a single Aegilops tauschii subsp. strangulata cultivar AL8/78 chromosome 6, Aet v6.0, whole genome shotgun sequence genomic window:
- the LOC109782285 gene encoding uncharacterized protein, giving the protein MPFGLKNAGATFMRMIQKCLFTKISQNMEAYMDDIVVKSSKSSNLLTDLAETFANLRRYDIKLNPSKFNQVMKEWDIRSPAMTGYCNAVRKVEKKFEGLELHHIPRLKNQAADDLAKIGSTRKSIPSNVFLEHLHTPSVQEDTFTEEPPQPISATNLTEVEAPAVVDLILEILVITPDWTVPYIAYLLRPELREDEVEARQIIRKSKAFTVIGGQLFRESVTSIAQRCISPEEGRLILNDIHSGTCGHHVSSRTIVAKPYRAGFYWPRANEMAKEIVEKCEEHSALPKDSVDYASIAHPQLNGQAERANGPD; this is encoded by the exons ATGCCTTTTGGTCTTAAGAATGCTGGCGCCACGTTCATGCGCATGATCCAGAAGTGCCTGTTCACTAAAATCAGTCAGAacatggaagcatacatggatgatatcgtggtcaagTCAAGCAAGAGTTCCAacctgctgactgacctcgctgaaacctttgccaatctAAGAAGATATGACATCAAGCTTAATCCGTCCAAAT TTAATcaggtgatgaaggagtgggatatCAGGAGCCCTGCCATGACTGGATACTGCAATGCAGTAAGGAAAGTGGAAAAGAAGTTCGAAGGGTTGGAACTCCACCACATACCTCGACTCAagaatcaagcagctgatgatcTGGCGAAAATAGGTTCCACTCGAAAATCTATTCCCagtaatgtgttcttggagcatctccACACCCCGTCAGTGCAAGAAGATACCTTTACAGAGGAGCCCCCGCAACCAATAAGTGCTACCAATCTGACTGAAGTCGAAGCGCCAGCAGTAGTCGACTTAATCCTGGAGATTTTGGTAATCACCCCCGACTGGACGGTGCCGTATATTGCATATCTGCTCAGGCCGGAGCTTCGAGAGGATGAAGTTGAAGCACGTCAGATCATCCGCAAGTCGAAAGCCTTCACAGTTATAGGCGGACAACTTTTCAGAGAAAGTGTTACTAGCATAGCTCAGCGATGTATCTCTCCAGAAGAGGGTCGACTGATCTTGAATGATATTCACTCGGGGACATGTGGTCACCATGTGTCCTCccggaccatcgtggccaaacCATACCGAGCAGGATTCTACTGGCCGCgggcaaatgaaatggcgaaagagatcgtcGAGAAGTGcgaag AGCATTCTGCGCTTCCCAAGGACTCGGTCGATTACGCGTCCATTGCGCACCCGCAGTTGAATGGGCAAGCGGAAAGAGCAAATGGTCCCGATTGA
- the LOC109782287 gene encoding AT-hook motif nuclear-localized protein 27, which yields MAGMDPGGGSPGAGSSRYFHHLLRPQQQQPSPLSPNSHVKMEHSKMSSPDKAPVGEADAGGSGGGAGGDQPSSSAMVPVDGGSGGGGSGGSGGPTRRPRGRPAGSKNKPKPPIIVTRDSPNALHSHVLEVSAGADIVDCVAEYARRRGRGVCVLSGGGAVVNVALRQPGASPPGSVVATLRGRFEILSLTGTVLPPPAPPGASGLTVFLSGGQGQVIGGSVVGTLVAAGPVVLMAASFSNAVYERLPLEGEEEEVAAAAAGAEAQDQVAQSGGPPGQQPAASQSSGVTGGDAGGMSLYNLAGGNVGNYQLPGDNFGAWGGGGGGVRPPF from the coding sequence ATGGCCGGGATGGACCCTGGCGGGGGCAGCCCGGGCGCCGGCAgctcccgctacttccaccacctgCTCCgcccgcagcagcagcagccctcGCCGCTCTCGCCCAACTCCCACGTCAAGATGGAGCACTCCAAGATGTCGTCGCCCGACAAGGCCCCCGTGGGCGAGGCCGACGCCGGCGGGAGCGGCGGCGGTGCAGGCGGTGACCAGCCGTCGTCGTCTGCCATGGTCCCGGTCGACGGTGGCAGCGGaggaggcggcagcggcggctcgggcgggcccACCCGCCGTCCGCGCGGCCGACCCGCGGGGTCCAAGAACAAGCCCAAGCCGCCCATCATCGTGACGCGCGACAGCCCCAACGCGCTGCACTCACACGTCCTCGAGGTCTCCGCGGGGGCCGATATCGTCGACTGCGTCGCCGAGTAcgcgcgccgccgcggccgcggcgTCTGCGTGctgagcggcggcggcgccgtcgtCAACGTTGCGCTCCGCCAGCCGGGCGCGTCGCCCCCGGGCAGCGTGGTGGCCACGCTCCGGGGCCGGTTCGAGATCCTGTCGCTCACCGGCACGGTgctgccgccgcccgcgccccctGGCGCCAGTGGCCTCACCGTGTTCCTCTCCGGTGGGCAGGGCCAGGTGATCGGCGGTAGCGTGGTGGGAACTCTGGTCGCCGCGGGGCCCGTCGTCCTGATGGCCGCGTCGTTCTCGAACGCCGTGTACGAGCGGCTCCCGCTGgagggggaggaagaggaggtggcagccgccgccgctggAGCGGAAGCGCAAGATCAAGTGGCTCAGTCAGGTGGGCCTCCAGGGCAGCAGCCGGCGGCATCACAGTCCTCCGGCGTGACTGGAGGCGATGCTGGCGGCATGTCGCTCTACAACCTTGCCGGCGGGAATGTGGGGAACTACCAGCTTCCCGGAGACAACTTTGGAGCCTggggtggcggcggtggcggagtcaGGCCACCGTTCTGA